A genomic stretch from Sphaerodactylus townsendi isolate TG3544 linkage group LG15, MPM_Stown_v2.3, whole genome shotgun sequence includes:
- the LRP10 gene encoding low-density lipoprotein receptor-related protein 10 isoform X2: MESEAGDPGSPAPRPPRRGSPKLLVRWFVLGLLWGVLQTVESSPSYMGVCQGYPDVRREFPGQIRSPSVQGMPFRSCTWVILGGAEDVISIKFQWFRLLCGSEVLTIRSSSQLTKKFCGYNIPEPLQIKGGNVTLSYSWRFMAGDGFLLKYEREWMFSKSRITTSCGQGRRCLSASSSTLPANQASGWGHAIGKGMRWLPEEDVTSEKTATESSELPQGYSSDRPRGESKAPPCNVSLDNFYGVIFSPAFAPDAHPGAAHCQWALDAHDSRPLSIRFTVIDLDVRDFLQVYEGEPGSTPRPRLLRNLDYTSNDKVVSVDSPSSRAWVLYQAVPGTNRLGFNATYHVRGYCVPWDFPCGGEDGEGASCYSAAERCNGIWDCANGADEDGCNGCPLGQFPCGGRGMVGAACYGPADRCNYQTFCADAADERGCYTCQPGNFRCQDGRCIYESWMCDGQADCTDASDEADCSYVLPRKVVTAAVIGSLVCGLLLVIALGCTCRLYALRSHDFGAVAPMSRMEAQMVRRQAPPSYGQLIARGVIPPVDGFPTEHPSQNSVLGNLRSLLHLLRRDPATTTATNGGRHPHRSRFVRRLVRRMRRWGLLPRPAPSSSPTTPASAATTSSSPSALDTQPAPVSGEENTTSAQREEQAPPLPQKVPPTPEPLPEPLAPPPPPTPRLSGMMQILRVRLFPPAPLSSVQAGDTFSVPPSPEDEDDVLLVPLAEPRLQNTDATWDDEPLLT, from the exons GTGTCTGCCAGGGCTACCCTGACGTCCGGAGGGAATTCCCCGGCCAGATCCGCAGCCCCTCCGTGCAGGGAATGCCGTTCCGTAGCTGCACCTGGGTGATTCTCGGTGGGGCCGAGGATGTCATCTCCATCAA GTTCCAATGGTTCCGCCTTCTCTGTGGCTCGGAAGTGCTGACCATTCGTTCGTCCTCCCAGCTGACCAAGAAATTCTGCGGTTACAACATTCCGGAGCCCCTTCAGATAAAGGGAGGCAACGTGACCTTGAGCTACAGCTGGAGGTTCATGGCAGGCGACGGGTTTCTGTTGAAATATGAGAGAG AATGGATGTTTTCCAAGTCAAGGATCACCACCTCTTGCGGCCAGGGCCGCAGGTGCCTGAGTGCCTCCTCCAGCAccctcccagccaatcaggccAGTGGGTGGGGACATGCTATTGGCAAAGGGATGCGTTGGCTACCGGAGGAGGACGTGACAAGTGAAAAAACGGCAACTGAGAGCTCGGAGCTGCCGCAAGGATATTCATCAGACAGGCCGAGGGGAG AGTCCAAAGCTCCGCCGTGCAACGTCAGCCTGGACAACTTCTATGGGGTAATTTTTTCGCCAGCATTCGCCCCAGACGCGCACCCAGGGGCCGCCCATTGCCAGTGGGCCCTAGATGCCCACGACAGCCGCCCCCTAAGCATCCGCTTCACCGTCATCGATTTGGACGTCCGGGACTTTCTGCAGGTGTACGAGGGGGAGCCCGGCAGCACCCCACGGCCTCGCTTGCTGCGCAACTTGGACTATACCAGCAATGACAAAGTTGTCTCCGTGGACTCCCCTTCCAGCCGTGCGTGGGTCCTATACCAGGCCGTCCCGGGAACTAATCGCCTGGGATTCAATGCTACCTACCACGTGCGGGGTTATTGCGTCCCATGGGATTTTCCCTGCGGCGGCGAAGACGGCGAAGGCGCCAGCTGCTACAGCGCCGCCGAGCGCTGCAACGGCATCTGGGACTGCGCCAACGGTGCCGACGAGGATGGTTGCAACGGCTGTCCGCTGGGACAGTTCCCTTGCGGAGGGCGGGGCATGGTCGGGGCTGCCTGCTACGGGCCTGCCGACCGCTGCAATTACCAGACCTTCTGCGCAGACGCCGCGGACGAGCGGGGCTGCTACACCTGCCAGCCGGGCAATTTCCGGTGCCAGGACGGGCGCTGCATCTACGAGAGTTGGATGTGTGACGGGCAGGCGGACTGCACGGACGCCTCTGACGAGGCCGACTGCTCGTATGTCCTCCCGCGCAAAGTGGTGACGGCGGCGGTTATCGGCAGCCTGGTGTGCGGCCTCCTCCTGGTGATCGCGTTGGGCTGCACTTGTCGCCTCTACGCGCTCCGTAGCCACGACTTCGG TGCTGTAGCCCCCATGTCGCGGATGGAGGCCCAGATGGTCCGGCGGCAAGCTCCCCCCTCCTACGGGCAGCTCATTGCTCGTGGCGTCATCCCCCCAGTTGACGGCTTTCCTACTGAGCATCCCAGCCAG AACTCAGTGCTGGGGAATTTGCGGTCCCTGCTGCATTTGTTGCGCCGCGACCCAGCCACTACCACTGCCACCAACGGGGGTCGCCACCCACACCGCAGTCGCTTCGTGCGCCGCTTGGTCAGGCGTATGCGCCGTTGGGGACTCCTCCCTCGGCCCGCTCCATCTTCCTCCCCCACGACACCCGCAAGTGCCGCCACCACCTCGTCTTCCCCTTCTGCTCTTGATACCCAGCCCGCGCCAGTTTCAGGGGAAGAAAATACGACTTCTGCCCAACGTGAGGAGCAGGCCCCGCCTCTTCCTCAGAAAGTCCCGCCTACTCCCGAACCTCTACCTGAGCccctggctcctccccctcctcccactccACGGCTTTCAGGAATGATGCAAATTCTCCGCGTGCGGCTCTTTCCCCCTGCACCTCTGTCCTCTGTCCAGGCAGGTGATACCTTCAGTGTGCCACCCTCACCTGAGGACGAAGACGACGTGTTGCTGGTCCCTCTCGCTGAGCCACGGCTCCAGAACACAGACGCAACTTGGGACGATGAGCCCCTTCTGACCTGA